In Deltaproteobacteria bacterium PRO3, the genomic stretch TTCAGCGACCTCTTCCGGCTGCCGAAGTTCCTGCGCCGCCGCTACGGCAAGGTCTACATGCAGTTCGCCGAGCCGATCTCGCTGCGCGCGGCCTTAAACCACGAGGGCGAGGCGCCCGTCGACCCGGCCCGTCTCAAGCAGACGGTCGCCGAGCTGGCCGAGCGCATCTGCGTGGCGATCAACGAGGTGAGCACCGTGATGGCCTCGGCGCCGGTCGCGACCGCCCTGCTCGCCCCGCACGGCAAATCGATCACCCCGCAGCAGGTCGCCGACAAGGCGCGCGAGCTGCTGGACCTCGCCCGGCAAAGCGGCGCGCGCCTCAGCGAGGCACTGCGCGAGAAACCCGAAGAGGCGATGGAGGAGGTCTTGGCCAGATTCGTCGCCGAGGGCCTGGTCCGCGAGCACCACGACATCGAGGGCCGCTTCTTCACGGTGAAGGAAGAGACGCGCGGGCACCTGGATTTCTTCAAGAACCAGGGGATCCATGCCTGGGCCAAGGAGGCGGTCGCGCAGATCTGCGACAAAAAAGCGCCGGGAAAACTGGAAGTGGTCCATAGCCTATTGAGCAAGGAATTCTTCTTTGCCGACCCCGTAGGGGCGTTCCCCCCTCAGCCCGGGGACAAGCGCGAACAGCCCCTACAGCCGCCGCCCTGGCTCAGCGATATCTTACTACCTACGCTGGAATCCTACTGGCTCAGCCTCTACGTCATCGAGCAGATCCCCTTCGACAAGTGGGACGCGCGCAAGCTTTCGCAGAAGATCCTCGAGCTAGGCGAGACACTCAAGATGCGCGGCATCCTCGAGTTCCCCGAAAGTCTCTCCAGTTTTCCCATTCAAAACGCGATCGCGCGTTTCGTCGAGATGGGCATCCTGCGCAACCATCAAGAGGACATGGGCCCCGCGGGCAAGAAGCTCTTCTCTCCGGGCCCCGACCTCGAGGCGCGCGAGGCGACGCTGCGTCTCTTGGAGGACCTCTTGGGCAAGCCGCGCAGCCGGCCCCGCGAGAAGGGCGAGTTTTCGGCCTTTCCTAACGTGATCCCCCTCCTGCCTAAGTCGGAAAAGGGCTGAGCCATGCGCGTCGCCCTCCTGGGAGGCTCCTTCGACCCGCCGCACCGGGCCCACGTCCAGGTGATCGAGCATCTCCTGCAGAGCGGGCGTTTCGACGAAGTATGGGTCTTCCCCTCCCCGCAAAACCCCCTCAAGCCGGCCTCGGCGCCCTTCGAGGACCGTCTGGCGATGTGCCGCCTGGCCTTCGAAGGGCTAGATCCGCGGGTGCGGGTCAAGGACGACGAGGGCACCCTGAGCGGCTACACAATCGACCTGATCCGGCACCTGAAACAGCACTACCCGAAAGCCGAATTCACCTTCGTCGGCGGATCCGATTTAAAAGACGAGCTCCCGCGTTGGAAGGAAATCGAGGCGCTGAAAAAAATCCTCCATTTCGAATTCCTCCCCCGCCCCCCGGATCCGGCTTCGCCCTTCGACGCGATCAGCGCGACGGAGGTGAGGGGAAAGATAAAAAAAGGATTGCCGGTAGGCGACCAAGTGCCTAAATCAGTGCTTGCTTACATTAAAAACCGAGGACTTTATTGAGAGCCGGAAGTAAAAATTCTTTCCCCCTTCAATTTAAGGACGGTGGAAAAAAAATTCCCCTTTTACGAAGGGCCGGTCCGGGAGGGAAGGGGTTCCCCGTAGGCTTTCCGACTGTCTGAGCGTCCTTATTTAGTCACTCTCATAGCAGGGAGTAATTTTACGGCAAGGCCATATGATAAACCGCGAGTTTCGGAAAGCCGGAGGGGAACCCCTTCCCTCCCCCACCGGCCCGGGGTGGCAAGAACGCCATCCAAGGCATAAGGCAATACACCCATGCGAATCGACAAAGCCCTAGTCGTCTACAACAAGCCCCTCTACCAACTCCACGTCCTGGAGCAAAAAGACCCACACTACATCGGCCTGCTCAAAAAGAAGCACCCGACAACGCGGCTCTGGCGCGCCGTCCATGCGATGCATCAGGAGACCCTCGAGGGGGTCCAACGGACGCTGGAATTGCTGGGCATCGAGACCGACACCGTCTTCCGCGGCCAGCTCAAGAAGATCGGGAAGTACGACTTGGTGGTCACGGTGGGCGGCGACGGGACCTTTCTCGACATCAGCCATATCCTCGGCAACCAGGTCCTACTGGGCGTGAACTCCGCCCCCATCGACAGCACCGGCGCGCTGTGCCGGGCAAGGATCGGGGATTTTCTGACGGTCTTGGTCGAGCTGATCGCCGGCAAGCGCAGGCCGCAGTGGATCCCCCGTCTCCAGGTGAAGGTGAACGGCAGGGCGGTGGCCCCTCCGGTGCTCAACGAGGTGCTGTTCGCGAACCAAAGCTCCGCGGGCACCGCGCGCTACCGCGTGCTCATCGGCAAGACGGCCGAGGAGCAGAAGAGCTCCGGCATCTGGATCGCGGCGCCGACCGGCTCGACGGCGGCCATTCGTTCCGCCGGAGGCAAACCGATGCCGCTGACCAAACCGGCGATGCAGTACGTGGTGCGCGAGCTCTTCCCCGAGCCGGGCAAGCGCTTCCAGATTCGAAAGGGGATCCTGCCGAAGGGCAAGAAATTGACGATCTACTCGCGGATGCGGCAGGGGGCGCTGTTCATCGACGGGAACAAGATCTCGGTGCCGCTCAATTTCGGGGATAAGGTCGAGATTTCGGCGGACGGAAAGCCGCTGCGGGCGGTGCTGTAGAGACTTGCGCTCGCCCCTACTTTCCCAAAGCCAACAAGACCTCGGTCGCGATCTCCTCGATCGCCTTCGCCGTCACGTCGATCGCCGGGATGTTGCCCAGTTGGTCAAAGACGCGCCGCGCGTAGTCGAGCTCCTCGTTGATGCGGTCGAAGCTGGCGTACTCCTCGGAGAGGGGCCGTCCCAGCTTGATCAGCCGGGTCTCGCGCAGTTGGACGAGCTTTTCGGGGTTGATCGTGAGGCCCACCATCTTGCTCTTGTCGACGTGCTCGAGCTCCTGCGGGATCGGAACCTCGCGCACCAGCGGGATATTGGCGACCTTGTGGCCGCGGAAGGCGAGGTAGACGCTGAGCGGGGTCTTGGAAGTGCGGGAGATGCCGATGAGCACGATGTCGGCCTGGCCGATCGTGTCGAGCCCCATGCCGTCGTCGTGCTTTACGGTGAACTCGATGGCCTCTTGGCGGCGGAAATACTCGTTGGTCAGCTTGTATTTGAGACCGGGCTCGTCGCTGGGGTGCGAGTGCAGGTAGGTGG encodes the following:
- a CDS encoding nicotinate-nicotinamide nucleotide adenylyltransferase gives rise to the protein MRVALLGGSFDPPHRAHVQVIEHLLQSGRFDEVWVFPSPQNPLKPASAPFEDRLAMCRLAFEGLDPRVRVKDDEGTLSGYTIDLIRHLKQHYPKAEFTFVGGSDLKDELPRWKEIEALKKILHFEFLPRPPDPASPFDAISATEVRGKIKKGLPVGDQVPKSVLAYIKNRGLY
- a CDS encoding kinase/pyrophosphorylase, with translation MAQQAPTYHIFAVSDATGELAMNLSFAALRQFKIENVNIVRKARVTDHPKMVHVIGEAKKKHAIIIFTFVGQHLREQFLEECSKQQVVAVDIMGPVMDVFTTYLHSHPSDEPGLKYKLTNEYFRRQEAIEFTVKHDDGMGLDTIGQADIVLIGISRTSKTPLSVYLAFRGHKVANIPLVREVPIPQELEHVDKSKMVGLTINPEKLVQLRETRLIKLGRPLSEEYASFDRINEELDYARRVFDQLGNIPAIDVTAKAIEEIATEVLLALGK